Part of the Prevotella communis genome is shown below.
GTTTTCTCTTCCTGGAGCAGAAGGGCCTGACTGTGTACCCTTGCAAGCAGATGACGGTCGCAGTCCGTTGCCGTCGTATCAGCACAAGCCTCAGCCTTCTGAAACTCATCAAGAGCCTGACTCACCTCCCCCATCTCGGCATAGGTCCGCGCCAGGATATAATGACCCAACATCTGTTCGTTGGGCGTACCATGCCCATCAAAGTATTCACTCAGACTAATCGCCAATGTATCACCAGGCACCAGGATATCGTCCTGCTGCTGATGATTCCCGCATCCCAGTGACAAGAGAGAGAGACAGGCGAAAATGATGGCGATGAATCTGTGCACGATACCCTGTTTTGAGCGTTAGTAACTGGCAGTACAGGGAATACCCATGGCTATCACACGGTCGCGAATGGCATCCAGCTCCTCATGAGTAGCTTTCTGAAGCAGACGGTCAGGCGTCTCGCGGTCTATTGTATAGATCATCACCTGACTGGGTGCTATCTGCCTGACGGCCTCCAGCCAGGGACCTACATACGCCTCACCCGTATTGTCACTATGGTCGCCCTTCATAAACATGGTCTGGATAATCACATGACTATTGAAGCGCTTCAGGTCCTCTATCACCTGGTTGACATCATAGTGGCCACAAGGACGGTCCACCTTATTAATATATATAGGGTCGACGGTATCCAGTTTCAGTATGTTATTGTCCACACGCATCAGGGCATCATGGACAGCCTGACGGTGAATCATCGTCGAGTTACTGAGCACAGAGACCTTGGCATTGGGGAAATACTTGTCGCGCAGACGCAGCGTATCATCGATAATCTCAGGAAACTCAGGATTGACCGTTGGTTCACCATTGCCTGCGAAAGTCAACACATCAGGCGCAGGTCCGTTGGCCAGCATATCCTTCAGTTTAGCCTCGAGTGCCTCGGCCACCTCCTGACGACGAGGCATTGGTTTGGTGGGACGATGATCAGCGTTGAAACCACATTCACAATAGATGCAGTCAAACGAGCACACTTTGCCATCGGCAGGCAAGAGATTGATACCCAGCGAGATGCCGAGTCGACGACTATGAACAGGCCCGAAAATGGGCGAAGGATAGATGATTGTTGACATAATTGATGCAAAAGTACGCAAAATATTTGTAAGTTCCAAATAAATTCCGTACCTTTGCACCCGCTTTTCGGAAAATCCGATGCATTCGACGACGCGATTCGTTGTGATTAAGGCGCTGAGCGTGGGAAGAATGTTATGGCAACAACTTATTAATCATCAAATTACAATTATGTATCTCGATCACGCAAAGAAAGAAGAGATCTTCAACGAGTTTGGCAAGGGCAATACCGATACTGGTAGCGCTGAGAGCCAGATTGCACTGTTCACCTATCGTATCAAGCACCTGACTGAGCACCTGAAGCAGAATCACAAGGATTTTGTTACCGCTCGTTCACTGACCAAGATGGTAGGTCGTCGTCGTAAGCTCCTGAAGTACCTCTACGTCAACGATATCAATCGTTATCGTGCTATTGTGAAGGCTCTGGGTCTGCGTAAGTAATCCCACCTCACAAGGAGAAAAACAAGCCCCGCCAGTCATCAGATTGGCGGGGCATTTTTTTATTTTCTTATCTCGTTGAGCGGAATCATCACAAAATCCCGTTCCTCCATCAATGGATGAGGGATTTTCAACCCTGGCTCATCCATATGGAGATCGTCATAGAGCAGGATATCGATGTCAATGGGACGATCGTGGTAGATGGGAGGTCTGAGGTCTGAAGGCTGAAGGCTGAGGTCTGAGGGGCGCTCCGTGGCATGTGTCTGCGTCTTGCCCAACAGATGTTCGATACACTGATTGGCAGTCAGGACATCATAGGGTGAAAGGGATGTCTCCACAAGAATCACAGCATTGACGAACTGGTTATCTGACTCATACCCCCATGGTTCGGAATAGAAAAAAGCAGACTGGCGCACCACGGTGCCAATCTGCTCATTTATCATCGAAATGGCTTTGCGCAGGTTTTCCTCCTTGTTTCCCAAATTGGAACCAAGTCCCAGATACACCTGATGCAAATTCTCAATTATCAATTCTCAATTATAATCAATCGTCCACTACCAACATGGCATCGCCATAGCAACCGAACTTAAAGCCGTTCTTGATGGCAATCTTGTAGGCCTCAATGGTCAGCTCATAGCCAGCGAAAGCGGCAGTAGCCATCATCATTGTAGACTCAGGATGATAGAAGTTGGTAATCACAGAGTCAGCCAGACCAAAGTCATATGGAGGGAAGATAAACTTATTCGTCCATCCGCTAAACTCCTTCAGCATGCCATCCGTACCTACAGACGACTCCGTAGCACGCATCGTGCTGACACCAACGGCACAGATATGATGACCCTCCGTCTTAGCACGATTCACAATCTCGCAGGTCTCTAGAGAAATCTCAACCTGTTCGGAGTTCATCTTATGCTTGGTCAGGTCTTCCACCTCAATAGGATCAAACGAACCAAGACTGCAGTGAACGGTGAGGTAGGCAAACTGATATCCGCGAATCTCCATCATCTTCATCAGCTCACGACTGAAATGAAGACCTGTGGCAGGTGCCGTCACAGCACCCTCGTTCTTTGCGAAGATCGTCTGGAACTGTTCCATATCATCTGGTTCAGCCTTACGACGGTCTACGATATAGCGAGGCAGAGGAGCCTCACCCAGGGAGAACAGTTCGCGCTTGAACTCATCGTGAGGACAGTCATAGAGGAAACGCAGCGTACGTCCACGACTGGTTGTATTATCAATGACCTCAGCCACCATGGGACCCTCGCCGTCGAAGAACAGCTTATTGCCGATACGGATCTTGCGTGCGGGCTCTACCAGCACGTCCCACAGACGCAGCTCCTCATTGAGCTCGCGCAGCAGGAATACCTCAATCTGAGCATCAGTCTTCTCCTTAGTACCATAGAGACGAGCAGGGAAAACCTTTGTATCATTAAATATAAAAGTGTCTCCTTCATCGAAGTAATCAAGCAGGTTGCGGAATGTCATGAACTCCTCAGTATCGTTGCCATCAGCATCCTTCTTGAAGATTTCAATCTTCCCGCTCTTACGGTGCACCACCATCAGTTTACACTGGTCGCGGTTGTACACGCGATCAACAGTACCGTCCTCATTCTCAAAAGCACGGTGAGGCGGGTAAAGAGCCACCAACTCCTCAGGTAGTTTGAATTTGAATTGTGATAGTTTCATATATTATACAATAACTTTTTATTTGTTAATATGTTACTGTGTCTTTAAAGATGGTATTTTGTCTTCCAGCCATGCAGGGAATTCATCCAGTGTCAGACAGTCCTCTATGCGCACATCGCCCAGACGAGTACGACAGAGAGCTGTCAGGAAGGCACCACTTCCCAGTGCCTCGCCGATATCACGGGCCAGGGAGCGGATATAGGTACCCTTTCCACAAGCCACACGGATGCTCATCTGCATCGTCTCAGGGTTGAAATCAGTCAGTTCTATCTCATCGATATGAATCGTCTTTGCCTTCAGTTCCGCCTCACTGCCCTGACGTGCCAGTGTGTAGGCACGATGCCCGTCGACCATCACAGCCGAATAGATAGGAGGCACCTGCTGGATATCGCCAACAAACTGTGGCAGCACACTTTCTATCAGTTCGCGAGTGATATGGCGCGTGGAGTAGGTCA
Proteins encoded:
- a CDS encoding radical SAM protein, with the protein product MSTIIYPSPIFGPVHSRRLGISLGINLLPADGKVCSFDCIYCECGFNADHRPTKPMPRRQEVAEALEAKLKDMLANGPAPDVLTFAGNGEPTVNPEFPEIIDDTLRLRDKYFPNAKVSVLSNSTMIHRQAVHDALMRVDNNILKLDTVDPIYINKVDRPCGHYDVNQVIEDLKRFNSHVIIQTMFMKGDHSDNTGEAYVGPWLEAVRQIAPSQVMIYTIDRETPDRLLQKATHEELDAIRDRVIAMGIPCTASY
- the rpsO gene encoding 30S ribosomal protein S15, with product MYLDHAKKEEIFNEFGKGNTDTGSAESQIALFTYRIKHLTEHLKQNHKDFVTARSLTKMVGRRRKLLKYLYVNDINRYRAIVKALGLRK
- the folK gene encoding 2-amino-4-hydroxy-6-hydroxymethyldihydropteridine diphosphokinase — translated: MENLHQVYLGLGSNLGNKEENLRKAISMINEQIGTVVRQSAFFYSEPWGYESDNQFVNAVILVETSLSPYDVLTANQCIEHLLGKTQTHATERPSDLSLQPSDLRPPIYHDRPIDIDILLYDDLHMDEPGLKIPHPLMEERDFVMIPLNEIRK
- the queA gene encoding tRNA preQ1(34) S-adenosylmethionine ribosyltransferase-isomerase QueA, translated to MKLSQFKFKLPEELVALYPPHRAFENEDGTVDRVYNRDQCKLMVVHRKSGKIEIFKKDADGNDTEEFMTFRNLLDYFDEGDTFIFNDTKVFPARLYGTKEKTDAQIEVFLLRELNEELRLWDVLVEPARKIRIGNKLFFDGEGPMVAEVIDNTTSRGRTLRFLYDCPHDEFKRELFSLGEAPLPRYIVDRRKAEPDDMEQFQTIFAKNEGAVTAPATGLHFSRELMKMMEIRGYQFAYLTVHCSLGSFDPIEVEDLTKHKMNSEQVEISLETCEIVNRAKTEGHHICAVGVSTMRATESSVGTDGMLKEFSGWTNKFIFPPYDFGLADSVITNFYHPESTMMMATAAFAGYELTIEAYKIAIKNGFKFGCYGDAMLVVDD
- the truB gene encoding tRNA pseudouridine(55) synthase TruB — encoded protein: MDFHGGEFIYINKPYRMSSFGALAYVRTRLSRALHVKRLKTGHAGTLDPLATGVLILCTGKATKRIESLQLASKEYTATLQLGATTPSYDREHTVNMTYSTRHITRELIESVLPQFVGDIQQVPPIYSAVMVDGHRAYTLARQGSEAELKAKTIHIDEIELTDFNPETMQMSIRVACGKGTYIRSLARDIGEALGSGAFLTALCRTRLGDVRIEDCLTLDEFPAWLEDKIPSLKTQ